CCCGCGCGCCAGTGCGACTCTTGGACGAGCCGGCCCTCCTCGTCATAGGTGGCCGCAACTCCCTCCAGCCGGCCCTCGTCGTCCTCGAAGTGGCGCTCGCGCACCCGCCCCCGCTCGTCCTTCTCGATGAATTCCGTTGGCACGGGCTGCTCCCTCCACTCAGGGGGTGGGCGGAATGGGTGGGAGCGGAGGCCCTCCCATCGGGAGGGGGATCATCGGACCCAGGATCATCAAGGGTGTCGCCTTGAGCATGTGCACGGTCCTGACGTTGCTGATCCGCGTCTGGGCGTCCTCCATCATCATGAGCGTGGAGCTGTGCCGCAGCATCGTGCCCGCCGAGCTCTCCAGGGCCAGCTTCGCCTTCTGGGTGAGGTTCATCCCCGCGATGCTCCTCAGCGACATCTTCGCCTCCTGGGTGAGGTTTCTCCCCGCCTTGACGTCGATGGAGCCCCGCACGTCCAGGGTGAGGTTGCCCCGCACCCGGATGGTGCAGTTGCCCTGGATCTCCGTCACGCTGTCGCGCTCCACGGACACGTTCATGTCCCGGCGGGCGTGCAGGTAGAGCTCCTCGGCGCCCTTCTTGTCCTCGAAACGCAGCTCATTGGGCTGGCCACCGCCGGAGTCATCTCCGCGCAACGTGCTCCGGGTCTGCCCGGCGGGCAGCGGATAGGGCACCACCTGCTCGGCGTTGTAGACGGAGCCGGTGACGATGGGCCGATCCGGATCCCCATCCAGGAAGGTGACCAGCACCTCCTGGCCCACGTGCGGCAGGAAGAAGTGGCCCCAGCCCTTGCCGGCCTGGCCCTGCGCCACGCGAATCCAACACGAGCTGCGCTCGTCCTTCTTGCCCTCGCGATCCCAGTGGAACTGGACCTTCACGCGGCCGAACCGGTCCGTCCAGATCTCCTCGCCCGCCTTGCCCACCACCCGGGCGCTCTGCACGCCGTTGACCACGGGCCGCGGCGTCACCCGGGGCGGACGGAAGGGCGTGGCGGCGGGGAAGGCCTCGAAGCTGTTGCTGTACGCCTCCACCGTGGCCGAGTGCGACACCCAGCGCAGCACGTACGCTCCATTGATGTCCTGACGCTCGTGCTCGGCGAGGGTGAAGCGGTAGCCGGGGATGAACCAGCGCACGTGTCCCTGGCCTCGCAGCGTCCGCGCCTGCGCCTCGTGTGCCTCCAGGCGGACCCGGCCGCGCTGCTCGCCCACGTCCCGGCGGGTGAAGGCCCCGGGGTACTCGTATTGCTCCTGGCGCCCCTCCGTGCCCTTCACCTGGGCCTGGAGCCGGGTGGATGGCGTCTCGAAGAAGTAGTCCCCCAGGGCGTAGCTCCCGGGCACCACCTGCTGCTCCAGCTCGCACCCGGTGACGGCATCCTCCGTCCGTGCCTCGCCCTGGAGCCCCTGCACCTTCGCCACCCCCGGGCCCGGGCAGGGCACGTGCACCGCCGCGTCGTCCGCCAGCACCAGCGTGTGCCGGTCCTTCGTGTGCTCGAAGAAGTAGAAGAGGCCCTCGTCCTCCATCAGCCGCGAGGCGAAGTCGAAGGCGGACTCCTGGTGCTGCACGCAGTATTCGCGAGGCGTGTACGTGCGCCGCAGCGCCAGCCGGAAGTCGGTGAAGCCCTGCTCCTGGAAGAGCTGCTGGAGGATCTGCGGCACCGTCAGGTTCTGGAAGATGCGGCTGTCACGGGTGAGGGTGAGCAGCCAGAACCAGGGGCGCAGCTCGGCGATGTACCGGGTGAAGTCCCCGAAGGTGCCGGCCTGGACGAAGCGGGTGATGATGCCGTGGAAGAACCGCTCGCCCCCCGTGCGCTGCGCCAGGGAGATGGCGGCGCCCTTGCCCACCACTCGCGAGAAGTCCACGTCGAGCCGCTCGGAGTGCAGCTCCAGCATGAAGTGGAAGGGGTGGGAGAGGGCTTCCTCGCCCTGGAAGCCGTGCAGCAGCAGCACGTCCTTGCCCAGCGGCGTGGTGACGGAGAGGTAGACGTTGTCCTGCGTGTATCCCGAGCTCATGTTCCATCCTCCCGCGCGCCGGGCGCGGACATGTGACGAGGCGAGAGCGCCACCGCCTGGGTTCCCCGCTGGCCGGGCCTTGCCCTCAGCCAGGACGTCCACCCCAGGCGTGGGCCGCTCGGAGCGCCCAGGGGTTGCTCGGGGAGCTCCGCGGTGCGCACCGCCAGCACCAGGCGCACCTCGGGGCCAGGGCCCAGCGCGAAGCGGGTGAGCGAGCGCAGCGTGCCCAGTCCCCGGCCACCGGGCAGCAGGTCCACATAGCGGCGCCAGCCGAGCGGCCCGAGCTCCAGCTCCACCCCCGCCTGCTCCAGCCACGCACGCCCGCCGAGCACCGCGCCCTGGCCGAGCCGCTGGTTGCGTCCGGTGGGGCCCAGGCGCGTGCGCTGCTCTTCCTCCAGCTCCATCCAGGCGCCCCGGGGCGCCCGCGGCCTCACCGCCACGCCCAGCGCGTCCGAGAGCATCGCCCGCAGCGCCTCGAGGGACACGGGCCGGTGCGCCAGCAGCCCCGCGTAGCGCAGCAGCAGCCGATCCTCCACCTCCAGCCGTCCTCGCGTGCCCCGGGTGCCCAGGCCCAGGAGCGCGTACAGGTAGCGGGCCACGTCATGGGCCTCGGGCACGCCCGGCTCCAACCACACCCGGCGTCGCACCCGTCCCTGGTACAGCAGCGACAGCAGCCGGTGGTGGAAGATGTCCAGGAAGTCGCGCAGGCCCGTGTCTCCCACACGCGTCCGGTCCCGGAGCTGCTGGGCGAAGGGCCTCGGCAGTGGCCCCTGCACCCCGCCCAGCCCGAGGAAGGCCACCGTCATCTCCGGCGCGCCTCCCGGCCTCGCGGGGGGCTTCACCTGGACGATGTCGCTGGCGGGGAAGGCCATGTCCACCGAGGCGCGCAGCCGCACCGGCTCCTTCGGGCGGAGCAGGCGCAGCAGGCGCATCGCCTGGAAGAAGTCGAAGCGGTGGCCGGACTCGAAGAGCTCCTGGGCTACACCAGGGGCGCGTCGCCGGCCATGGGGGGCCATCTCTTCCATGTGTCCTCCCGCTGCTCGCTCCTCGCGACGAGCTGGGTGAAGGAATCCACCGGGGCGTACAGGCCGAAGAAGTGGTGGAGCACCGCCGCGAGGAGCAGGGCGCTCCCGCCCACGTAGAGGGATTCGTCGAAGGTGAGGGTGAGCTCCTGGCCGCGGCAGAAGCCCCGCCAGGCGTCCCACCCGCGCTGGCGAACCACCGGGCGGCACGCCAGCCCCGTCAATCCCTGGAGCTGCTGCTCGCACACCTGGCCGCCGGAGAAGTCATGCAGCCGCAGCAGCTCCTCGAGTGCCTCCAGGGCCTGGGGGCCGTTGGCGAGAGAGAGGTGGTTGAGCGACAGCAACGAGACGAGCTGCCAGAGCATGGGGCCCCGGTCCGGAGGCGCGCGGGGGGCGTGGGACGGCGCAGGCAGCGGATGGCGCCCACGGGGACGCGCTCCTCCACCTGGAGCTCCGAGCCGGGCCCGAGCTGCACGGGCAGCTCCCCATTGGTGCACAGCGTGTGCACATGCAGCGTCTGCTCCGCCGGCAGGTGGGGGTCGAGCTCCAGGTCCACGAAGGACAGCAGCATCCGAGAGCCCGGTCCCTGCGCGCGGCCGGTGGGCTGACGCCGGGCGTACCAGAAGGCTCGGGGCTCCTGCCCGTCCTCCCGGTGGCGCCAGGAGAAGAGCGGCTCCACCACCCGCGTGTGTCCGGCATCTTCCGTGGAGGCGGTGACGGAGAGGATGGAGTGCAGCTCCAGCTCCTGCTGGCGGCGGTAGTCGGGCACCAGCGGGTACTCGGTGCGGCGTTGATCCAAGCGGATGGGCTCGGCCAGCTTGGGAAAGAGATTGATGATGGGGGTGCAGCCCAGCCGGAACGTCCCGGGCGTGAGCTCGAGGCCCTCCTCGGGCATGGCATCCAGCAGGATGAGCACCTCGAGTGCCTGCTGGGAGGCCTGGACGCTCGCGCGCTCCAGCGCCAGCTCGAAGAAGAGGAACTTCTCGGGGAAGGCGAAGTACTCCTGCAGCAGGCGGTGGCCGCGGTGCTGGTGGGGCGGGGAGGGCAGCACCGCCTCCTCGGGGCCGAAGCCGAGCTGCCGCAGGCTGTCCGCGGGTTGGAAGCGCAGCTCGCCCGGCGAGCCATCCGGTACCAGCGCCACGCTCCGGGCATGGCAGGTGAGCAGCTCGTAGAGGCGGAAGGTCACCTCGGAGGGCCCGTCGAGGAAGAACTCGAGCCGCTCCAGCTGGAGGTCCGCCAGCCGGGCCTCGCGGGCCTCCAGCCGCAGCCGGAGCACCGCCGACACGTCCCGCCGCCCGCGCAGCCAGCCGAAGGAGAGCGGGGACTCCAGGCTCGCGTCCGTCACCTGGAGCGGCCAGAGCGTCACCGGGGCGCAGGTGCGGAAGCGGCAGGTCTGCCCCGGGCGTGGCTCGGCCAGCAGCTGCGTGCCGCGCTCGATGCGGCTGCCGGCCAGGGGCAGGCCGGCCGCCGTATCCACCTCGAAGCAGGCGATGGACAGCGAGGGCAGGGGCTCCACCAGGTGGGGAGCCAGCAGGCCCAGCAGCGTGGTGGAGAGCTCCGGCAGGTCGCTGTCAAAGGCGTGCTGGACGCGCGCGGTGAGGAAGGCGAATGACTCGATGAGGCGCTCCACGTGGGGGTCGCCCACCTCGCTGGCTCCCAGCCGCAACCTCGCGGCCAGCTTGGGGTAGCTGGCCGCGAACTCCGCTCCCGCTCCTCGCAGCCATGCCAGCTCCCGCTGGTAGGCCTGGAGCAACTCGTCCTGACGGGTACCCATCGCTCTCCTCCACTCGTCCGCCAATGCCGTGGGTGTGTCTGTCTTTCCTGGCTCAGGTCGACTTGTTGGTCTTGCGATCCCACTTCGTCGAGTTGCTGTCTCCTCCTTCCTTCCACGTGATGGACGCGTAATCGAGCGTCACCGTCTCGGTGGGATCTCCGCCAGTCCCTCCGGAGACGGAGACGGAGGTGATGACGACGTCCGTCATCTCGTAGGTGAAGATCTTGCTGTCTTCGCTGCCGGCGACGGTGAGGGTGGCCGTGCCAACGCTCTCGCCCTTGCTGCAGGACAGATAGAGATTGGGTGAGGCCTTGTCCACCAACTTGGTGATGGAGATCTCTCCGTGGTGGGGACGGCCCTGTCTCTTGACCTCCCCGTCGTTGGACCGCTCGTTGAGGGTCATGGGAAAGGAGATGCCGTAGCTGTAGGAGAGCACCTCGATCTCATTCATGTAGCTCTGCACCTTCGAGCTGCCCTGCGCCTTGGAGATCTTGAGATAAATACTTTCAGGCATGTCTGTCTAAACCTCGGGAGGAGGGGTGGTGGGAAATGGGAAGAGGGGCTCACGCGGCCGACTGGGGCAGCTCGGCCACCAGGCGGATGGAGGCGGTCAGCTCGTTGAGCTGGAAGTGGGGCCGGAGGAAGACGACCGCCCGGTAGCTGCCAGGGTGACCCGGGACCTCGGCGATCTCCACCCGCGCCTCGCGCAGCGGCTGGCGGGCCTTGATGGAGAAGGACGCGTTGTCGTTGGTCTGCACGTACTGGCTGATCCACCGGTTGAGGTAGCCGGAGATCTCCTCTCGCGAGGCGAAGCCGCCGATCTTGTCGCGCATGATGACCTTGAGGTAGTGCGCGAAGCGCGAGGCGGACATGAGGTAGGGCAGTTGGGAGGACAGCTCCGCGTTGGCGTTGGCCTGGGGCGTGTCGTAGCGGCGGGGCTTGTTGGCCGTCTGCGAGCCGAAGAAGGCCGCGTAGTCGGTTCCCTTGCAGTGGCAGAGGGCGATGAAGCCCAGGTCGCTCAACTCCTTCTCGCGCCGGTCGGTGATGGCCACCTCGGTGGGGCACTTCTGGGCGATGTCCCCCTCGTCCGTGCGGAAGGTGTGGGTGGGCAGCCCCTGGACGATGCCGCCTCCCTCCACCCCGCGGATGTGGGCGCACCACTGGTGGAGCGCGAAGGCGGAGGTGATGCGCAGGCCCAGCGCGTACGCGGCGTTGCCCCACAGGTACTTGTGGTGATCCCTTCCGTCCACGTCCTCCTGGTAGCCGAAGCCCTCCACCGGCACGGTGTCCTCGCCATAGGGCAGCCGCGCCAGGACGTGAGGCAGCACCAACGCCACGTACCGGGAGTCCTCCGAGTCCCGGAAGCTGCGCCAGCGGATGAGCTCGGTGCTCTCGAAGATGCGCGCCAGGTCTCTCGGGGCGCCAATGTCCGTGAAGCTGTCCAGGTCGAACAGCGCCGGGCTGGCCGCGGTGATGAAGGGCGCGTGCGCGGCGGCGGCCACGCGGGAGATGGACTCCAGCAACGCCAGGTCCCTCGGGACGCGGCCGAACTCATAATCGCCGATGAGCGCGCCATAGGGCTGTCCGCCGAAGGTGCCGTACTCCTCCTCGTAGACCTTCTTGAAGAGAGCGCTCTGGTCGAACTCGGGCGCCCGCTCCAGGTCATCCAGCAGCTCCTTCTTGGTGGCGTGCATGACCCGCAGCTTCAGATTCGTGCCCGTCTCGGTGCCGTAGACGAGCATGTGCAGTCCCCGCCAGGAGGCCTCCAGCTTCTGGAAGGGCTCGGCGTGGAGCACCTCGTCGAGCTGTGCACCCAGCAGTTCGTCGATGCGGGCGATGCGCTGGTTGATGAGCGCGACCACGTCCACGCCGTTCGGGATGGACTCCGTGGTGAGCGCCTGGCTCACCAGCTCACCCACCAACTCCCGGGCGCGGGGCTGTTGGCTGTCATCGCGTGCCAGCCGGCCCTCCTCGATGATGCGCATCAGCAGTCCCCGCTCCGGCTCCGCCGCCGTCTGCGTTCCCCGGGCCTCTTCTTGCGGTGCTTCCTCGAACATCTCTCTCTCCGTGTGGAATGGGTGTGGTGGAAGGAACGGTGGCTCAGTGCTCGCGCTTCGCCGCCAGCTCGGCCTCGAGCGCCTGGAGCCGGGCCCGGTCCGCCAGCGTGGACCGCAGCAGCTCCGCCAGCGCGTCATTGCCGTCCAGCTTGGCGAGCAGGTCCACCAGCCGCTGGCGCGACTCCAGGAGCTGGCGCAGGGGCTCCAGCTGCTCGACGAGCTGGCGTGGGTGGAAGGAGTCGAGGCTGTCGAAGCGCAGCTCCACGGCCATGCGGCTGCCATCGTCCCGGAGC
The sequence above is drawn from the Archangium gephyra genome and encodes:
- the tssG gene encoding type VI secretion system baseplate subunit TssG, with translation MEEMAPHGRRRAPGVAQELFESGHRFDFFQAMRLLRLLRPKEPVRLRASVDMAFPASDIVQVKPPARPGGAPEMTVAFLGLGGVQGPLPRPFAQQLRDRTRVGDTGLRDFLDIFHHRLLSLLYQGRVRRRVWLEPGVPEAHDVARYLYALLGLGTRGTRGRLEVEDRLLLRYAGLLAHRPVSLEALRAMLSDALGVAVRPRAPRGAWMELEEEQRTRLGPTGRNQRLGQGAVLGGRAWLEQAGVELELGPLGWRRYVDLLPGGRGLGTLRSLTRFALGPGPEVRLVLAVRTAELPEQPLGAPSGPRLGWTSWLRARPGQRGTQAVALSPRHMSAPGAREDGT
- a CDS encoding type VI secretion system Vgr family protein, whose translation is MSSGYTQDNVYLSVTTPLGKDVLLLHGFQGEEALSHPFHFMLELHSERLDVDFSRVVGKGAAISLAQRTGGERFFHGIITRFVQAGTFGDFTRYIAELRPWFWLLTLTRDSRIFQNLTVPQILQQLFQEQGFTDFRLALRRTYTPREYCVQHQESAFDFASRLMEDEGLFYFFEHTKDRHTLVLADDAAVHVPCPGPGVAKVQGLQGEARTEDAVTGCELEQQVVPGSYALGDYFFETPSTRLQAQVKGTEGRQEQYEYPGAFTRRDVGEQRGRVRLEAHEAQARTLRGQGHVRWFIPGYRFTLAEHERQDINGAYVLRWVSHSATVEAYSNSFEAFPAATPFRPPRVTPRPVVNGVQSARVVGKAGEEIWTDRFGRVKVQFHWDREGKKDERSSCWIRVAQGQAGKGWGHFFLPHVGQEVLVTFLDGDPDRPIVTGSVYNAEQVVPYPLPAGQTRSTLRGDDSGGGQPNELRFEDKKGAEELYLHARRDMNVSVERDSVTEIQGNCTIRVRGNLTLDVRGSIDVKAGRNLTQEAKMSLRSIAGMNLTQKAKLALESSAGTMLRHSSTLMMMEDAQTRISNVRTVHMLKATPLMILGPMIPLPMGGPPLPPIPPTP
- a CDS encoding Hcp family type VI secretion system effector; this encodes MPESIYLKISKAQGSSKVQSYMNEIEVLSYSYGISFPMTLNERSNDGEVKRQGRPHHGEISITKLVDKASPNLYLSCSKGESVGTATLTVAGSEDSKIFTYEMTDVVITSVSVSGGTGGDPTETVTLDYASITWKEGGDSNSTKWDRKTNKST
- the tssC gene encoding type VI secretion system contractile sheath large subunit — encoded protein: MFEEAPQEEARGTQTAAEPERGLLMRIIEEGRLARDDSQQPRARELVGELVSQALTTESIPNGVDVVALINQRIARIDELLGAQLDEVLHAEPFQKLEASWRGLHMLVYGTETGTNLKLRVMHATKKELLDDLERAPEFDQSALFKKVYEEEYGTFGGQPYGALIGDYEFGRVPRDLALLESISRVAAAAHAPFITAASPALFDLDSFTDIGAPRDLARIFESTELIRWRSFRDSEDSRYVALVLPHVLARLPYGEDTVPVEGFGYQEDVDGRDHHKYLWGNAAYALGLRITSAFALHQWCAHIRGVEGGGIVQGLPTHTFRTDEGDIAQKCPTEVAITDRREKELSDLGFIALCHCKGTDYAAFFGSQTANKPRRYDTPQANANAELSSQLPYLMSASRFAHYLKVIMRDKIGGFASREEISGYLNRWISQYVQTNDNASFSIKARQPLREARVEIAEVPGHPGSYRAVVFLRPHFQLNELTASIRLVAELPQSAA